Proteins encoded by one window of Kribbella italica:
- a CDS encoding helix-turn-helix domain-containing protein, protein MSEFLVDADVLVNARFGTSQLTETVSALKMLRQPSQPRYRAWRDLHLPGWEAELAAHPLGAAVIEASFGPRWTADFLTVPPLAPDLTFEEEIAPLAATTDAHIRADLLVTRSPDESSFAGTIRNARVPVDHDARPPADSGTTDTSRPAPDVPPPDGPSLLPRLVAEGNNLAAEVAGLLRWIWTTTIEPDWPRRYRVLQADIVSRTSSLSARGWSGVLQGLGPDIRWLGDGRLQVNRTNFPPTDVRGHDLMFIATHGLRSSVTWRLPDQFAINYPVSGIFAAVQPLAEPLVRLLGRNRARILVEAAAPVSTTSLVATTGLSLASVADHLRVLSDAGLLHRRRSGRQVLYWQTTTGRDISTGQPG, encoded by the coding sequence GTGTCCGAGTTCCTCGTCGACGCCGACGTACTGGTGAACGCGCGCTTCGGCACCTCCCAGCTGACCGAGACGGTGTCGGCGCTGAAGATGCTCCGGCAGCCGTCCCAGCCCCGGTACCGGGCTTGGCGCGACTTGCATCTACCCGGTTGGGAGGCCGAGCTGGCCGCTCACCCGTTGGGCGCCGCCGTCATCGAGGCGTCGTTCGGACCTCGCTGGACCGCCGACTTCCTCACGGTCCCGCCACTCGCGCCCGACCTCACCTTCGAGGAGGAGATCGCCCCACTCGCCGCCACCACCGACGCCCACATCCGCGCCGACCTGCTGGTCACCCGCTCCCCCGACGAGTCCTCCTTCGCCGGCACCATCCGCAACGCCCGCGTACCTGTCGATCACGATGCCCGCCCACCCGCAGATTCAGGCACCACCGACACGAGCCGACCAGCACCGGACGTCCCCCCGCCCGACGGCCCAAGTCTGCTCCCCCGCTTGGTTGCCGAAGGCAATAACCTTGCGGCCGAAGTGGCCGGCCTCCTGCGCTGGATCTGGACGACGACGATCGAACCCGACTGGCCCCGGCGCTACCGCGTCCTCCAGGCCGACATCGTCTCCCGGACGTCGAGCCTGAGCGCGCGCGGCTGGTCCGGCGTCCTGCAGGGCCTCGGTCCGGACATCCGCTGGCTCGGCGACGGCCGCCTTCAGGTCAACCGCACGAACTTCCCGCCGACCGACGTCCGTGGGCACGACCTGATGTTCATCGCCACCCACGGCCTGCGCTCCAGCGTGACCTGGCGCCTGCCCGACCAGTTCGCGATCAACTACCCGGTCAGCGGGATCTTCGCCGCCGTCCAGCCACTCGCCGAACCGCTGGTCCGCCTCCTCGGCCGCAACCGTGCCCGAATCCTCGTCGAAGCCGCCGCCCCGGTCAGTACGACGTCGCTCGTCGCAACCACAGGCCTCTCGCTCGCCAGCGTCGCCGACCACCTCCGCGTCCTGTCCGACGCGGGCCTGCTCCACCGCCGCCGCTCCGGCCGCCAGGTCCTCTACTGGCAGACCACCACAGGCCGAGACATCAGCACGGGCCAGCCGGGCTAG
- a CDS encoding M50 family metallopeptidase, which translates to MTALLTLIGVVLFVVGILVSVGLHEVGHMVPAKLFGMKVTQFFVGFGRTIWSVKRGETEYGIKAIPAGGFVRIIGMMPPAKGQDPTKVRKANTGPIQSMVENARSAEYETIEASDDGRLFYQKVWWKKLIVMASGPLVNVVIAFVLFGGLFMLYGANVAQTTVATVTDCVIPASQASADRKCQDGDQKSPAKVAGFQVGDKIVAFNGTAIDSWDQLTPLIRANTDKPATIVVERDGARTELTTSTIINQVRDDVNSDKFVQVGFLGVSPEQKVERQDFGFVVDKMGELTVATVKALGNFPEKLVGVAKSIVGGDRDQDSPMSVVGASRVAGEVAANQDLTGGARIAFLISLLASLNLFLALFNFIPLLPLDGGHMLGAIWEGVKRGFAKLLGRPDPGYVDVAKLLPIAYVAASVIVVMGVLLVIADIVNPIRLFNG; encoded by the coding sequence ATGACCGCTCTACTGACCCTCATCGGCGTGGTTCTGTTCGTCGTGGGCATTCTCGTCTCGGTCGGCCTGCATGAGGTCGGTCACATGGTCCCGGCCAAGTTGTTCGGGATGAAGGTGACGCAGTTCTTCGTCGGCTTCGGCCGGACGATCTGGTCGGTCAAGCGCGGCGAGACCGAGTACGGGATCAAGGCGATCCCGGCCGGCGGGTTCGTCCGGATCATCGGCATGATGCCGCCGGCCAAGGGCCAGGACCCGACCAAGGTCCGCAAGGCCAACACCGGGCCGATCCAGTCGATGGTCGAGAACGCGCGCTCCGCGGAGTACGAGACGATCGAGGCCAGCGACGACGGGCGGCTGTTCTACCAGAAGGTGTGGTGGAAGAAGCTGATCGTGATGGCGTCGGGCCCGCTGGTCAACGTCGTGATCGCGTTCGTCCTGTTCGGCGGCCTGTTCATGCTGTACGGCGCGAACGTCGCGCAGACCACGGTCGCGACCGTGACCGACTGTGTGATCCCGGCCTCCCAGGCCTCGGCCGACCGCAAGTGCCAGGACGGCGACCAGAAGTCGCCGGCCAAGGTGGCGGGCTTCCAGGTCGGCGACAAGATCGTCGCCTTCAACGGGACGGCGATCGACAGCTGGGACCAGTTGACCCCGCTGATCCGCGCCAACACCGACAAGCCGGCCACGATCGTCGTCGAGCGCGACGGGGCCCGGACCGAGCTGACCACCAGCACGATCATCAACCAGGTCCGCGACGACGTGAACTCCGACAAGTTCGTCCAGGTCGGCTTCCTCGGCGTCTCGCCGGAGCAGAAGGTCGAGCGGCAGGACTTCGGCTTCGTGGTCGACAAGATGGGCGAGCTGACGGTGGCCACCGTCAAGGCGCTCGGCAACTTCCCCGAGAAGCTGGTCGGGGTGGCCAAGTCGATCGTCGGCGGCGACCGCGACCAGGACAGCCCGATGAGCGTCGTCGGCGCCAGCCGGGTGGCCGGCGAGGTCGCGGCCAACCAGGACCTGACCGGCGGCGCGCGGATCGCGTTCCTGATCTCGCTGCTCGCCTCGCTGAACCTGTTCCTGGCCCTGTTCAACTTCATCCCGCTGCTGCCGCTGGACGGCGGGCACATGCTCGGCGCGATCTGGGAGGGCGTCAAGCGCGGCTTCGCGAAGCTGCTCGGCCGGCCCGACCCGGGCTACGTCGACGTCGCCAAGCTGCTGCCGATCGCCTACGTCGCGGCCAGCGTGATCGTGGTGATGGGCGTGCTGCTCGTCATCGCCGACATCGTCAACCCGATCCGGCTCTTCAACGGATAA
- the dxr gene encoding 1-deoxy-D-xylulose-5-phosphate reductoisomerase codes for MNPRTVVILGSTGSIGTQALELIGRNRDRFRVCALSAGGGNVDLLARQALEFEVDVVAVAKATVAQDLQLAFYAEAQRKGYAQGEFRIPKILTGPDASSELAALPCDVVLNGITGSLGLRPTLAALDAGNTLALANKESLVIGGPLVTRRVKPGQIVPVDSEHSAIAQCLRGGSGDEVRRLVLTASGGPFLGKARSELAEVTVEQALAHPNFAMGPVVTINSATLVNKGLELIEAHLLFGVPIDRVDVVVHPQQAVHSMVEFTDGATIAQVGLPTMTVPIALGLGWPDRIPDASPPWDFATASSWEFLPLDGEAFPSVQLAREAGTRGGTAPAVFNAANEVCVQAFRDGRLPFLAIVDTVARVVTEHDVPSYEELSIDDVLAADAWARTRARELTVGGNDNGQETTQA; via the coding sequence GTGAATCCGCGAACCGTCGTCATTCTCGGCTCGACCGGCTCCATCGGCACTCAGGCCCTGGAGCTGATCGGGCGTAACCGAGACCGGTTCCGGGTGTGCGCGCTGTCGGCGGGTGGGGGCAACGTCGACCTGCTGGCGCGGCAGGCGCTGGAGTTCGAGGTCGACGTGGTGGCGGTCGCCAAGGCGACGGTGGCGCAGGATCTGCAGCTCGCGTTCTACGCCGAGGCGCAGCGCAAGGGGTACGCGCAGGGCGAGTTCCGGATCCCGAAGATCCTGACCGGGCCGGACGCGTCCAGCGAGCTCGCCGCCCTGCCGTGCGACGTCGTGCTGAACGGGATCACCGGTTCGCTCGGGCTGCGGCCGACGCTGGCCGCGCTCGACGCGGGCAACACGCTTGCCCTGGCCAACAAGGAGTCGCTGGTCATCGGCGGTCCGCTGGTCACCCGGCGGGTCAAGCCGGGGCAGATCGTGCCGGTCGATTCCGAGCACAGCGCGATCGCCCAGTGCCTGCGCGGCGGCAGTGGCGACGAGGTACGCCGGTTGGTGCTCACCGCGAGCGGCGGGCCGTTCCTCGGCAAGGCCCGGTCCGAGCTGGCCGAGGTGACCGTCGAGCAGGCGCTGGCGCACCCGAACTTCGCGATGGGCCCGGTCGTCACGATCAACTCCGCCACCCTGGTCAACAAGGGCCTCGAGCTGATCGAGGCGCACCTGCTCTTCGGCGTACCGATCGACCGGGTCGACGTCGTCGTGCACCCGCAGCAGGCGGTGCACTCGATGGTCGAGTTCACCGACGGCGCCACGATCGCCCAGGTCGGCCTGCCGACGATGACGGTCCCGATCGCGCTCGGCCTCGGCTGGCCCGACCGGATACCGGACGCATCGCCGCCATGGGACTTCGCCACGGCGAGCAGCTGGGAGTTCCTGCCGCTCGACGGTGAGGCGTTCCCCTCGGTCCAGCTGGCCCGCGAGGCCGGGACCCGGGGCGGTACCGCCCCGGCGGTGTTCAACGCGGCGAACGAGGTCTGCGTGCAGGCGTTCCGGGACGGCCGGCTGCCGTTCCTGGCGATCGTCGACACCGTCGCCCGGGTGGTGACCGAGCACGACGTACCCTCGTACGAGGAACTGTCCATCGACGACGTGCTCGCCGCGGACGCCTGGGCGCGGACCCGGGCTCGCGAGCTGACCGTCGGCGGCAACGACAACGGCCAGGAGACCACACAGGCATGA
- a CDS encoding ATP-binding protein, translating to MLPSPAPAPLTGRQEQIGSIKELIGAAAQSRGGALVLRGEAGIGKSALLEHARQTAPGFRVIRTAGSEFESELPYAALHQLCRPLLSPEGLGELPAQHRDVLQVAFGIAIGQPDFFRVGLATLELLAVAAHESPLLCLVDDAHWLDPASLKVLTFVARRIPDDSVAVLIAARTPGTPDELDTLPGIELGGLDDAQARSLLAANSRITLDDQVRDRLLAEARGNPLALLQLPRTDGFAVPDTSSVPSRIERSFQARLADLPAGARLLLTIASADPTGDPALLWPAAQRLGIDVPAASTTATVSGLAEFATRVRFCHPLARSAVYLAADDTQRRTAHRVLADVTDPATDPDRHAWHRARAGAGPDEEVATELEQAAARALSRGGVIAAADLIERSAALSLDPAKRIERTLAAVQAKLDAGVPDAAADLLATVGNSAAHEPRLDLLRGQIAFARRDGGDGPMFVIRAGQRLATQDPEQSRRCFLDALEMSLAVGRAQGVMGRVLEAAEAASTGRRSPDILDALTVLTTDGHAAAVPLIRKILEDVAGPLWTDRPGLTAVLAAELWDLDTHAALVTWLMKTGRASGSPLVLRLGLAQLASNSALTGDLVRATTAIAEEEAIADAIGAPRLVYHRLHLAAMRGRREEATELFEAAAASEELSANLHWAAAVLNNGLADYPAALVAARLATSQDEIGLAGFALPELVEAAVRCGEAAEAATALEELTARTGASGTAVGLGIAAYARGLVTGVEEHYREAIDRLEGSPALPYRARAHLLYGEWLRREGRRKDCREHLATAYELLSGAGLEAFAQRAAGELRATGERARRRTGHTYDELTPQELHIARLVSTGATSNEVAARLFISPRTVDTHLGNIYRKLGISSRRQLRDRPDLVGPS from the coding sequence ATGCTCCCGTCGCCGGCCCCGGCTCCGCTCACCGGCCGGCAAGAGCAGATCGGGTCGATCAAGGAGCTGATCGGCGCCGCGGCACAGAGCCGCGGCGGCGCACTCGTCCTGAGGGGCGAGGCGGGGATCGGCAAGAGCGCGTTGCTGGAGCACGCCCGGCAGACCGCGCCGGGCTTCCGGGTGATCCGGACCGCGGGGTCGGAGTTCGAGTCCGAACTGCCGTACGCCGCGCTGCACCAGCTGTGCCGGCCGTTGCTCTCGCCCGAAGGTCTGGGCGAGCTTCCGGCCCAGCACCGCGACGTCCTGCAGGTGGCGTTCGGGATCGCGATCGGTCAACCGGACTTCTTCCGGGTCGGTCTCGCCACGTTGGAACTCCTGGCGGTCGCGGCCCATGAGAGCCCCCTGCTGTGCCTGGTCGACGACGCGCACTGGCTCGATCCGGCGTCGCTCAAGGTGCTGACCTTCGTCGCCCGGCGGATCCCCGACGACTCCGTGGCCGTGCTGATCGCCGCCCGCACACCCGGTACGCCGGACGAGCTGGACACGCTGCCGGGGATCGAGCTCGGTGGCCTGGACGACGCCCAGGCGCGGTCCTTGCTGGCGGCGAACAGCCGGATCACGCTCGACGACCAGGTCCGCGACCGGCTGCTGGCCGAGGCGCGCGGCAACCCGCTGGCCCTGCTCCAACTCCCCCGGACCGACGGGTTCGCCGTACCGGACACGTCGTCGGTCCCGAGCCGGATCGAGCGGAGCTTCCAGGCCAGGCTGGCCGATCTGCCCGCCGGCGCGCGGTTGCTGCTGACCATCGCGAGCGCCGATCCGACCGGCGACCCCGCGCTCCTGTGGCCGGCCGCTCAACGCCTCGGCATCGACGTCCCCGCGGCCAGTACGACGGCGACCGTCTCGGGTCTGGCCGAGTTCGCGACGCGGGTACGGTTCTGCCACCCGTTGGCACGGTCGGCGGTCTATCTGGCCGCCGACGACACCCAGCGCCGGACAGCCCATCGGGTCCTGGCCGACGTCACGGACCCGGCGACAGACCCGGACCGGCACGCCTGGCACCGCGCCCGGGCCGGCGCCGGCCCCGACGAGGAGGTCGCCACCGAGCTGGAGCAGGCCGCGGCTCGCGCCCTGTCGCGCGGCGGAGTCATCGCCGCGGCCGACCTGATCGAGCGGTCGGCAGCGCTGTCGCTGGACCCGGCCAAGCGCATCGAGCGCACGCTGGCCGCCGTACAGGCCAAGCTCGACGCGGGAGTCCCGGACGCGGCCGCGGACCTGCTCGCCACGGTCGGGAACTCGGCGGCCCACGAGCCACGACTCGATCTCCTGCGCGGCCAGATCGCCTTCGCCCGTCGCGACGGCGGTGACGGGCCGATGTTCGTCATCCGGGCCGGCCAACGCCTGGCGACGCAGGACCCCGAGCAGTCCCGCCGGTGCTTCCTGGACGCGCTGGAGATGAGCCTGGCGGTCGGTCGTGCCCAGGGGGTGATGGGCAGAGTTCTGGAGGCTGCGGAGGCCGCTTCGACGGGTCGGCGTTCCCCGGACATCCTGGACGCGCTGACCGTGCTGACCACCGACGGGCATGCGGCCGCCGTACCGCTGATCCGGAAGATCCTCGAGGACGTCGCCGGGCCGCTGTGGACCGACCGGCCCGGGCTGACGGCGGTGCTCGCCGCCGAACTGTGGGACCTCGACACCCATGCGGCGCTGGTGACCTGGCTGATGAAGACCGGGCGTGCTTCGGGTTCGCCGCTCGTCCTGCGCCTCGGCCTGGCCCAGCTGGCATCCAACTCGGCGCTGACCGGCGACCTGGTCCGGGCGACGACCGCGATCGCCGAGGAGGAAGCGATCGCCGACGCGATCGGTGCTCCGCGGCTGGTCTACCACCGGCTGCACCTGGCCGCGATGCGCGGGCGCCGGGAAGAGGCGACCGAGCTGTTCGAGGCAGCCGCGGCCAGCGAGGAGCTGAGCGCCAACCTGCACTGGGCGGCCGCCGTACTGAACAACGGCCTGGCGGACTATCCGGCCGCCCTGGTCGCGGCGCGACTCGCTACCTCGCAGGACGAGATCGGCCTGGCCGGCTTCGCGCTCCCCGAACTGGTGGAGGCAGCCGTCCGCTGCGGCGAGGCTGCCGAAGCGGCCACCGCCCTGGAGGAGTTGACTGCCCGTACCGGGGCGAGTGGGACCGCCGTCGGCCTCGGCATTGCGGCGTACGCGCGCGGGCTGGTGACAGGAGTCGAGGAGCACTACCGCGAAGCGATCGACCGCCTGGAAGGCAGTCCGGCCCTCCCCTACCGTGCCCGTGCCCACCTCCTGTACGGCGAATGGCTGCGGCGCGAGGGCCGCCGGAAGGACTGCCGCGAGCACCTGGCCACGGCGTACGAACTGCTGAGCGGCGCGGGACTCGAGGCCTTCGCCCAGCGCGCCGCGGGGGAGCTTCGCGCCACTGGGGAGCGGGCGCGCCGGCGGACTGGCCACACGTACGACGAACTCACTCCGCAAGAGCTGCACATCGCTCGCCTGGTCAGCACCGGCGCGACCTCGAACGAGGTGGCCGCGCGCCTGTTCATCAGCCCGCGGACCGTCGACACCCACCTCGGCAACATCTACCGCAAGCTCGGCATCTCGTCGCGCCGCCAGCTGCGGGACCGGCCCGATCTCGTCGGCCCTTCCTGA
- a CDS encoding nucleosidase, producing MTRYLVVSAIAGEAKYVPEGIPVVLTGVGKTAAAVATAKALAATDATDLVVLNVGTTGALRDGLAGLYLPSEVINHDVNADAVRAIGLDPKESLAIEGGDGTVLASGDVFVTDPVVRSRLAERAHLVDMEAYGVVFACREFGVPVRLVKYVSDSADDSALDWPAQVDAAAKVLAEWVRQETGIA from the coding sequence GTGACTCGGTATCTGGTGGTCAGCGCGATCGCGGGCGAGGCGAAGTACGTGCCCGAAGGGATTCCGGTCGTGCTGACCGGTGTCGGCAAGACGGCGGCCGCGGTCGCCACCGCGAAGGCGCTCGCGGCGACGGACGCCACCGATCTCGTCGTCCTCAACGTCGGTACGACGGGCGCCCTGCGCGACGGGCTGGCCGGGCTGTACCTGCCCAGCGAGGTGATCAACCACGACGTCAACGCCGACGCGGTCCGGGCGATCGGGCTGGACCCGAAGGAGTCGCTGGCGATCGAGGGCGGCGACGGGACGGTGCTGGCCTCCGGCGATGTGTTCGTCACCGATCCAGTGGTGCGGAGCCGGCTGGCCGAGCGGGCTCACCTGGTCGACATGGAGGCGTACGGCGTGGTGTTCGCCTGCCGGGAGTTCGGCGTACCGGTGCGGTTGGTGAAGTACGTGTCGGACTCAGCCGACGACAGCGCGCTGGACTGGCCTGCGCAGGTCGATGCTGCTGCCAAGGTCCTGGCGGAGTGGGTGCGGCAGGAGACCGGGATCGCCTAG
- the ispG gene encoding flavodoxin-dependent (E)-4-hydroxy-3-methylbut-2-enyl-diphosphate synthase, whose translation MSISLGMPALPPPTLAPRRKTRQIKVGKVLVGGDAPVSVQSMTTTLTSDVNTTLQQIAELTAAGCDIVRVACPSQDDAEALPEIAKHSQLPVIADIHFQPKYVFAAIEAGCAAVRVNPGNIRKFDDQVKEIAKAAKDHGTSIRIGVNAGSLDPRLLEKYGKATPEALVESAVWEASLFEEHDFHDFKISVKHNDPVVMVKAYELLSERGDWPLHLGVTEAGPAFQGTIKSSVAFGALLSKGIGDTIRVSLSAPPVEEVKVGLQILQSLNLRERKLEIVSCPSCGRAQVDVYTLAEQVTAGLEGMEVPLRVAVMGCVVNGPGEAREADLGVASGNGKGQIFVKGEVIKTVPESQIVETLIEEALRIAEEMGESVDGGEPTVTVG comes from the coding sequence ATGAGCATCTCCCTGGGCATGCCCGCGCTGCCTCCGCCGACCCTCGCCCCCCGCCGCAAGACCCGCCAGATCAAGGTGGGCAAGGTGCTGGTCGGTGGCGACGCGCCGGTGTCGGTGCAGTCGATGACGACGACCCTGACGTCGGACGTCAACACCACGCTGCAGCAGATCGCGGAACTGACCGCGGCCGGCTGCGACATCGTCCGGGTCGCCTGCCCCTCGCAGGACGACGCCGAGGCCCTGCCGGAGATCGCCAAGCACTCGCAGCTCCCGGTGATCGCCGACATCCACTTCCAGCCCAAGTACGTGTTCGCGGCGATCGAGGCCGGCTGCGCGGCGGTCCGGGTCAACCCGGGCAACATCCGCAAGTTCGACGACCAGGTCAAGGAGATCGCCAAGGCCGCCAAGGACCACGGCACCTCGATCCGGATCGGCGTGAACGCCGGCTCGCTGGACCCGCGGCTGCTGGAGAAGTACGGCAAGGCCACGCCGGAGGCGCTGGTCGAGTCCGCGGTCTGGGAGGCCTCGCTGTTCGAGGAGCACGACTTCCACGACTTCAAGATCTCGGTCAAGCACAACGACCCGGTCGTGATGGTGAAGGCCTACGAGCTGCTGTCCGAGCGCGGCGACTGGCCGCTGCACCTCGGCGTCACCGAGGCCGGCCCGGCGTTCCAGGGCACGATCAAGTCGTCGGTCGCCTTCGGCGCGCTGCTGTCCAAGGGGATCGGTGACACGATCCGCGTCTCGCTGTCCGCGCCGCCGGTCGAGGAGGTCAAGGTCGGCCTGCAGATCCTGCAGTCGCTGAACCTGCGCGAGCGCAAGCTCGAGATCGTCTCCTGCCCGTCCTGCGGGCGCGCCCAGGTCGACGTGTACACGCTGGCCGAGCAGGTCACCGCCGGGCTCGAGGGCATGGAGGTGCCGCTGCGGGTTGCCGTGATGGGCTGCGTGGTGAACGGTCCGGGCGAGGCGCGTGAGGCCGACCTCGGTGTTGCCTCCGGCAACGGCAAGGGCCAGATCTTCGTCAAGGGCGAGGTGATCAAGACCGTTCCCGAGTCGCAGATCGTCGAGACCCTGATCGAGGAAGCGCTGCGGATCGCCGAGGAGATGGGCGAGTCCGTCGACGGCGGCGAGCCGACGGTCACCGTCGGCTAG
- a CDS encoding IS3 family transposase (programmed frameshift) has translation MPRPKKNFTPEYREEAVKSVIETSRPVAQVARELGINPGTLSNWVSAYKRDHAGEEPALSVNERARLRELERETRELRMENEFLKKAAGILRQGSSLSDKFEFIDAEYADSLTGKNEDAPSIVKMCRWLGVKRSSFNDWRSRPASATVKRQGELKLIIAKSFEESDETYGYRRVHADLIAWGVGCGLELVRKLMRELGLEPCQPRPWRHSLTEQDGQAGPIPDLVARDFTADGPGVKMVGDITYVSTWEGWLYLATVIDCHTKAVIGWAMGDNYKTPLIEAAIEMAARNQELSDGAIFHSDRGSNYTSAQFAETLKNNNIRQSVGRTGICYDNAMAESFFGALKNERTHRTEYPTREQARRDIARYIELRYNTKRRHSGLGYKTPQQVHEDYLELQSAA, from the exons TTGCCGCGTCCGAAAAAGAATTTCACTCCTGAGTATCGGGAGGAAGCCGTGAAGTCGGTGATCGAGACTTCACGTCCTGTCGCTCAGGTTGCCAGGGAGTTGGGCATCAACCCGGGAACCCTCAGTAACTGGGTGAGCGCCTATAAGCGTGACCATGCCGGCGAGGAACCGGCACTCAGTGTGAATGAGCGTGCCAGGCTCCGCGAGTTGGAGCGGGAGACGCGGGAACTCCGGATGGAGAACGAGTTCCTGAAAAAAGCCGCAG GCATACTTCGCCAAGGATCATCGTTGAGCGACAAGTTCGAGTTCATCGACGCGGAATATGCAGACAGTCTGACCGGGAAGAACGAAGACGCGCCGTCGATTGTGAAGATGTGCCGATGGCTCGGGGTGAAGCGATCCAGTTTCAACGATTGGCGCAGCCGGCCGGCGTCGGCGACCGTGAAGCGCCAAGGCGAACTCAAGTTGATCATCGCCAAGTCATTCGAGGAGTCCGACGAGACCTACGGATACCGGCGCGTGCATGCTGACCTGATCGCGTGGGGCGTCGGCTGCGGGCTGGAGTTGGTGCGCAAACTCATGCGGGAACTGGGCCTGGAGCCGTGCCAGCCGCGGCCGTGGCGGCACAGCCTGACTGAGCAGGACGGCCAGGCCGGCCCGATCCCTGACCTGGTCGCGCGAGACTTCACCGCCGACGGGCCCGGCGTCAAGATGGTCGGTGACATCACCTATGTATCGACTTGGGAAGGCTGGTTGTATCTGGCGACTGTGATCGATTGCCACACCAAAGCCGTGATCGGGTGGGCGATGGGCGACAACTACAAGACCCCACTCATCGAAGCAGCCATCGAAATGGCTGCCCGGAATCAGGAGCTCTCCGACGGCGCGATCTTCCACTCCGACCGGGGAAGTAATTACACATCCGCCCAGTTCGCCGAGACATTGAAGAATAACAACATTCGTCAATCAGTCGGCCGGACTGGCATCTGCTACGACAATGCGATGGCGGAATCGTTCTTCGGAGCACTGAAGAACGAACGCACCCACCGCACCGAATACCCGACCCGGGAACAAGCACGCCGCGATATTGCCCGATACATCGAATTACGCTACAATACCAAACGTCGCCACTCGGGGCTCGGCTACAAGACCCCGCAGCAAGTCCACGAAGATTACCTCGAATTACAGTCTGCAGCGTGA